The following are from one region of the Rhodopirellula sp. P2 genome:
- a CDS encoding alpha-L-fucosidase codes for MKSTRIGCLLVFLVGLSACPGFVFAQSESQPPYDGSWESLQKMPIPAWFDDGKIGIFIHWGPYSVMGHRKNDRGYAEHLPKLLYSEPKSYNPFLRERFGATPPEFGYKDVVPLFRAENWSPQEWAKLFREVGAHYVVMTAEHHDGWANWDSDLTPWNAVDKGPKRDLVGDLGLALKEMGLKYAPSYHRERHPGFFAKQLYAVNSEPRDMIVREMEAVPESRLLYGPEFNYSKAFVDDYVARWQEIQTKYKPDFLWVDDIPIWTRDGNDIRKGKLRPEIQYFYDQCRGMITDFMNDAAEDGREVYVNNKGGNRNWPAGVGCLEKDNLKLKVVGTKWQSCTTFGSSFGYLAAEESPDYKWKKSDAEVIHELVEVVSRNGNFLINIGPRADGTIPEWQVEKLRAMGRWLKINADAIDGSRYWKTSEQTNEHLAFTTNGNTLFAIKMSIPSEPFVIEATKGWTPKNVHSVRLLGSGASVNWRVTDAGLEIDPPKDLGTSEHAWAFAIKTDQPQHHPNVIETDEDKALQGTRAVDLEGRVRD; via the coding sequence ATGAAGTCAACTCGGATTGGTTGTCTCTTGGTGTTCTTGGTCGGCCTGAGTGCTTGCCCTGGTTTCGTTTTCGCGCAATCAGAATCTCAACCGCCCTACGATGGCAGTTGGGAGTCGCTGCAGAAGATGCCGATCCCGGCGTGGTTTGATGATGGCAAGATTGGCATCTTCATTCACTGGGGCCCATACAGTGTGATGGGGCATCGCAAGAATGACCGTGGGTACGCGGAACACTTGCCGAAGCTTTTGTACTCAGAACCGAAATCGTACAACCCGTTCCTGAGAGAACGTTTTGGTGCGACGCCACCTGAGTTTGGCTACAAGGATGTGGTGCCGCTTTTTCGGGCCGAAAATTGGTCCCCGCAGGAATGGGCGAAACTGTTCCGAGAAGTCGGCGCGCACTATGTCGTGATGACGGCCGAGCACCACGATGGCTGGGCCAATTGGGATTCCGACCTCACGCCATGGAACGCCGTCGACAAGGGACCGAAGCGAGATTTGGTCGGCGACCTTGGATTGGCACTCAAGGAAATGGGGCTGAAGTACGCACCGTCGTATCATCGTGAGCGCCATCCCGGTTTTTTTGCCAAGCAACTGTACGCCGTCAACAGCGAACCTCGCGACATGATTGTGCGTGAGATGGAAGCGGTGCCTGAATCGCGTCTGCTTTATGGACCTGAATTCAATTATTCAAAAGCCTTTGTGGATGATTACGTCGCACGTTGGCAAGAGATTCAAACAAAGTACAAACCCGACTTTTTGTGGGTGGATGACATCCCAATTTGGACACGTGATGGCAACGACATCCGCAAAGGGAAACTGCGTCCCGAGATCCAGTATTTCTATGACCAGTGCCGGGGAATGATCACCGACTTCATGAACGATGCGGCGGAGGATGGTCGAGAGGTCTACGTCAACAACAAAGGCGGCAATCGAAACTGGCCGGCCGGCGTCGGGTGCCTGGAAAAAGACAACCTAAAACTGAAGGTGGTGGGGACGAAGTGGCAAAGCTGCACGACGTTCGGTTCATCGTTTGGCTACTTGGCAGCGGAGGAATCGCCGGACTACAAGTGGAAGAAGAGCGACGCCGAAGTGATTCATGAGTTGGTCGAAGTGGTGAGCCGCAATGGGAATTTCCTGATCAACATCGGCCCGCGTGCAGACGGCACGATCCCCGAATGGCAGGTCGAAAAACTGCGGGCGATGGGACGTTGGCTGAAGATCAATGCCGATGCGATTGATGGCAGTCGCTATTGGAAAACGAGTGAGCAAACCAACGAACACCTCGCGTTCACGACCAATGGCAACACCTTGTTCGCGATCAAGATGTCGATCCCGAGCGAACCGTTTGTGATTGAGGCCACCAAAGGATGGACACCGAAAAATGTCCACTCCGTCCGGTTGCTTGGTTCGGGAGCATCGGTCAATTGGCGTGTGACAGACGCGGGTTTGGAAATCGATCCGCCGAAGGATTTAGGCACCAGCGAGCACGCGTGGGCGTTTGCGATCAAAACCGATCAGCCGCAGCATCATCCCAATGTGATCGAGACGGATGAGGACAAGGCATTGCAAGGCACGCGTGCGGTTGACCTGGAAGGAAGAGTCCGCGATTGA
- a CDS encoding vWA domain-containing protein produces the protein MRNLLAEIRAHLKDHPWLISMIFHTAALLVMGLWVFPDWMDRKGQLITASFADLGDQESSFSLMPIAAIEMPDLGDSDLKDEPVETSLTSELTEMDLPELLPSAEGVEASALEKLLPTPETRLASLRTLMTEVGGDEITDRSESTAEQVGTADGIESATQAVENAIRGELKQGDTLVVWLLDASISLQLNRDRMARRIREFYDEIGALSRPATSDGVEQHRLFSSVVAFGKGIREVSRPSLIGVNAIDAMTRVPVDKSGVENTMAAVDGVLDHYRYKQRRKERLMVVLLTDESGDDVQKLEYTIANCRQAEAVVHVLGPTAVMGMQKGLQRWTAPAAGGGAEYFLTVDRGPESAVPQRIFLPYWHEADVPLKNVKMQPVSAMPWSGSAYRERVLSGFGPYALTRLALQTGGTFTLYDDGVSEQYDVEKLRQYMPSYRSVTDVRLSVQDSLLRSLVVQAADWTMREKQQLAAPRMLFMGTRSPTNPTQFTAIYVTPAEFRSRFSVVVKTERSRSEKALKALNQLLEDSQTSDWRALLEGEESARWRAAFSLARGRLLASMARYHEYIAACERAKDAIQSDTNMLNFMPSSRMNTSPGAALAEHATQVLSECVSEHRGTPWAELANWELEKPFGIEIQARSFPRPTPRVGVPRMPMTRSGGGSGITVPSL, from the coding sequence ATGCGAAACCTGTTGGCAGAGATCCGAGCGCACTTGAAAGATCATCCGTGGTTGATCTCGATGATCTTTCACACCGCCGCGTTGCTGGTGATGGGGCTGTGGGTCTTTCCCGACTGGATGGATCGCAAGGGGCAATTGATCACTGCCAGTTTCGCGGACTTGGGGGATCAAGAGTCCAGTTTCTCATTGATGCCAATCGCTGCGATCGAAATGCCCGATTTGGGCGATTCGGATTTAAAGGATGAACCGGTTGAGACTTCGTTGACATCCGAGTTGACGGAGATGGATTTGCCGGAGTTGCTGCCGTCGGCGGAAGGGGTGGAAGCTTCGGCGTTGGAAAAGCTTCTGCCAACGCCCGAGACACGCTTGGCATCACTTCGGACGTTGATGACGGAAGTTGGTGGTGACGAGATCACGGACCGCAGCGAGTCCACGGCGGAACAAGTCGGGACCGCGGATGGAATCGAGTCGGCGACTCAGGCGGTCGAGAATGCGATTCGCGGTGAGTTGAAACAGGGCGACACGTTGGTCGTGTGGTTGCTCGATGCGTCCATCAGTTTGCAACTGAACCGCGACCGGATGGCTCGCCGAATTCGCGAATTTTACGACGAGATCGGGGCGCTGAGTCGTCCCGCCACGTCGGACGGCGTCGAACAGCATCGATTGTTCAGCAGCGTGGTCGCATTTGGCAAAGGCATCCGAGAGGTTTCACGTCCTTCATTGATTGGTGTGAACGCGATCGATGCGATGACGAGGGTGCCAGTGGACAAGAGCGGCGTGGAAAACACCATGGCCGCGGTGGACGGCGTTTTGGATCACTATCGATACAAACAACGTCGCAAAGAGCGTTTGATGGTGGTGCTGTTGACGGATGAATCCGGTGACGACGTGCAGAAACTTGAATACACAATCGCCAATTGCCGTCAGGCCGAAGCGGTGGTGCATGTCTTGGGGCCCACCGCGGTGATGGGAATGCAAAAGGGCTTGCAACGTTGGACCGCGCCCGCTGCAGGCGGGGGTGCCGAGTATTTTTTGACCGTGGACCGAGGCCCCGAGTCAGCGGTCCCCCAGCGGATTTTCTTGCCGTACTGGCATGAGGCGGATGTGCCGCTGAAGAACGTGAAGATGCAACCGGTGTCGGCGATGCCGTGGTCTGGCAGCGCCTATCGCGAACGGGTGTTGTCTGGGTTTGGACCGTATGCGCTGACTCGGTTGGCGTTGCAGACTGGCGGGACATTCACATTGTACGACGACGGTGTGTCGGAGCAGTACGACGTTGAGAAACTACGGCAGTACATGCCGAGCTATCGCTCGGTCACGGACGTGCGATTGTCAGTGCAGGACAGTCTGCTGCGATCGTTGGTGGTGCAGGCCGCCGATTGGACGATGCGGGAAAAACAGCAACTCGCCGCGCCTCGGATGCTGTTCATGGGGACGCGGTCCCCGACCAATCCAACTCAGTTCACGGCGATTTATGTCACCCCGGCCGAGTTTCGGTCTCGGTTCAGTGTCGTGGTCAAGACTGAGCGATCCCGCAGCGAGAAGGCTTTGAAAGCGTTGAATCAACTGCTGGAGGATTCACAAACAAGCGATTGGCGAGCTCTGCTGGAGGGTGAAGAATCCGCGCGTTGGCGAGCCGCTTTCAGTCTGGCTCGCGGAAGATTGCTGGCGTCGATGGCCCGGTACCATGAGTACATCGCGGCTTGTGAGCGTGCGAAAGACGCGATTCAGTCCGACACCAACATGTTGAATTTCATGCCGTCCTCGCGGATGAACACTTCGCCGGGTGCGGCCCTTGCCGAGCACGCGACACAGGTTCTGAGCGAGTGCGTCAGCGAGCATCGAGGAACACCCTGGGCGGAGCTGGCCAACTGGGAATTGGAAAAGCCGTTTGGGATTGAGATCCAAGCGAGATCGTTCCCGCGTCCGACTCCTCGTGTTGGCGTCCCACGAATGCCGATGACTCGATCCGGTGGTGGATCCGGGATCACTGTCCCATCGCTTTGA
- a CDS encoding arylsulfatase: MNQAVLMPSRILLRWTLLLVCVVGVHNLFSTTVSADESVAKDADTSRPNIVLIVADDLGYSELGSYGQTKIRTPRLDQLAAEGIKLTNFYSGNAVCAPSRCCLMTGKHPGHAHVRNNGDPKIDPAVREELQLEYPGQYPLPVDEVTIAEHLKSVGYRTGAFGKWGLGHFGTTGDPNEQGFDLFYGFNCQRHAHNHYPKFLWRNRVKEMQPGNDRTLHGETYSQDQFVNEACEFIRQSVAEDKTQPFFAYLPFAVPHLSIQVPDEEVDAYDGVIEEAEYEHHGYLKHPRPRAGYAAMVTRMDKGVGQIVDLIDSLGLGENTLILFTSDNGPTYDRLGGSDSDYFDSASGMKGLKGQLDEGGIRVPMIARQTGVVPAGRTSDWIGAWWDFLPTLTDAAGVEVDASTTDGISFLPLLHGDDAAQQDHEFLYWEFPGYSGQQAIRMGNWKAIRKDLSKRLKKGQTEPPAFALYDLSKDLAESTDVSATHPDVMAKIEAIAKQQHVPSEQFPLRALD, translated from the coding sequence ATGAACCAAGCCGTCTTGATGCCCTCTCGGATTTTGCTCCGTTGGACCTTGCTGCTCGTCTGCGTTGTGGGCGTTCACAATTTGTTTTCGACCACAGTCTCTGCGGATGAGTCCGTCGCGAAGGACGCGGACACGTCGCGTCCCAATATCGTGTTGATCGTCGCGGATGACTTGGGATACAGCGAGCTAGGAAGCTATGGCCAAACCAAAATCCGAACGCCTCGGTTGGATCAGTTGGCAGCTGAAGGAATCAAGCTGACCAATTTCTATTCAGGCAATGCGGTGTGCGCGCCGAGCCGTTGTTGTTTGATGACGGGCAAGCATCCTGGTCACGCGCACGTTCGCAACAATGGCGATCCCAAGATTGATCCTGCGGTTCGTGAAGAGTTGCAGTTGGAGTATCCGGGCCAGTACCCATTGCCTGTCGATGAGGTCACCATCGCTGAGCACCTGAAGTCGGTTGGCTATCGAACGGGGGCGTTCGGGAAATGGGGGCTGGGACATTTTGGGACCACGGGGGATCCGAACGAGCAAGGGTTCGATCTGTTTTACGGGTTCAACTGCCAACGTCACGCTCACAATCACTATCCAAAATTTCTGTGGCGGAACCGAGTCAAGGAGATGCAACCCGGCAACGATCGCACGTTGCATGGTGAGACCTATTCGCAGGATCAGTTCGTCAACGAAGCGTGTGAGTTCATTCGCCAAAGCGTGGCGGAAGACAAGACCCAGCCCTTCTTCGCGTACTTGCCGTTTGCGGTGCCGCATCTTTCGATTCAGGTTCCTGACGAAGAAGTGGATGCGTATGACGGCGTGATCGAAGAAGCCGAGTACGAGCACCACGGTTATCTGAAACACCCTCGTCCACGCGCGGGTTACGCTGCGATGGTGACACGCATGGACAAAGGGGTGGGCCAGATCGTGGACCTGATTGATTCCCTGGGGTTGGGTGAGAACACCCTGATTCTGTTCACCTCGGACAATGGTCCCACCTACGACCGATTGGGTGGATCGGACAGTGACTACTTTGATTCGGCGTCGGGCATGAAGGGATTGAAGGGGCAACTCGATGAAGGCGGGATTCGCGTGCCCATGATCGCTCGCCAAACCGGTGTGGTGCCGGCGGGCCGAACTTCCGACTGGATTGGTGCTTGGTGGGATTTCTTGCCAACACTCACGGACGCGGCTGGCGTGGAAGTGGATGCGAGCACGACGGATGGCATCTCCTTTTTGCCATTGCTTCATGGTGACGACGCCGCGCAGCAAGATCACGAATTTCTGTACTGGGAATTTCCCGGTTACAGCGGCCAACAGGCGATCCGGATGGGCAATTGGAAAGCGATCCGCAAAGACCTTTCCAAGCGATTGAAAAAGGGCCAAACCGAACCGCCTGCATTTGCTTTGTATGACTTGTCAAAGGATTTGGCAGAGTCCACCGACGTGAGTGCAACGCATCCGGATGTGATGGCCAAGATCGAAGCCATTGCGAAACAGCAGCATGTTCCCAGCGAACAATTCCCTCTCAGAGCGCTCGACTGA
- a CDS encoding arylsulfatase B → MACPLAILACILLPGAGFSAEPNGDLQPPHIVHIIADDLGWNDVGYHGSDIRTPNIDRLASESVTLDRFYVTPICSPTRAGVLTGLYPFRFGIWGGVVSPTKKHGLPTQLETTPEHLSKLGYQHRAMFGKWHLGLASTLFHPLRHGMTEFYGHYNGAIDYFSRERFCQLDWHRDFDSVHEEGYSTELVGNAVVDFIDRHAGEQPLYAYVAFNAPHSPLQALRTDLDEYGFDPTGKLAPNTDRKIAKREKSLEYGERGKGNSIRQTFAAMTTAMDRQIGRILDAIDRNGMRENTLVVFHSDNGADPKHGGSNEPLRGNKFTTWEGGVRVVAMIRWPREFPAGATLDSVASHVDLLPTMVAAAGGPPPERTDGLNLLPFLSGKASPPQRTILLDAETVVSDRWKLKAGELFDLTNDPYETTPVEPARKNVRRRLDQALQRYPSLVGPAVESQLPAPEIWPPREWKLPEEEPIAR, encoded by the coding sequence ATGGCGTGTCCACTTGCAATCCTCGCCTGCATTCTATTGCCAGGGGCGGGGTTCTCCGCCGAGCCCAATGGCGATCTCCAACCGCCGCACATCGTGCACATCATTGCGGATGATTTGGGATGGAATGATGTTGGTTATCACGGCAGTGACATTCGCACGCCCAACATCGATCGGCTTGCCAGCGAATCAGTGACTCTCGATCGGTTTTATGTGACTCCCATTTGCTCGCCGACTCGGGCGGGCGTGCTGACCGGTTTGTACCCGTTTCGTTTTGGCATTTGGGGCGGTGTGGTCTCGCCCACCAAGAAGCACGGCCTGCCAACGCAGCTCGAAACCACTCCGGAACATTTGTCGAAGCTTGGCTACCAGCATCGGGCAATGTTTGGCAAGTGGCACTTGGGGCTCGCGTCGACCCTGTTTCATCCGCTTCGCCATGGGATGACGGAGTTCTACGGCCACTACAACGGTGCGATCGATTACTTCAGTCGAGAACGGTTTTGCCAGTTGGATTGGCATCGCGATTTTGACAGCGTGCACGAAGAGGGCTACTCGACTGAATTGGTCGGCAACGCCGTGGTTGACTTCATCGATCGACATGCCGGTGAACAGCCACTGTATGCCTACGTGGCGTTCAACGCACCGCATTCACCACTGCAAGCCTTGCGGACTGATCTCGATGAATATGGATTTGATCCCACCGGCAAGCTCGCACCGAACACGGATCGTAAAATTGCCAAACGCGAAAAGTCGTTGGAGTACGGTGAACGTGGCAAGGGCAATTCGATTCGTCAAACGTTTGCGGCGATGACGACCGCGATGGATCGGCAGATCGGCCGAATTCTCGATGCGATTGATCGGAACGGGATGCGTGAGAACACGTTGGTCGTTTTCCACAGTGACAACGGGGCGGACCCCAAACACGGTGGCAGCAATGAACCGCTGCGCGGGAACAAGTTCACGACTTGGGAAGGCGGCGTGCGTGTTGTGGCGATGATCCGCTGGCCTCGCGAATTTCCGGCGGGAGCCACGTTGGATTCCGTGGCCAGCCACGTCGATTTGTTGCCGACCATGGTCGCCGCCGCGGGGGGCCCACCGCCCGAGCGAACCGACGGTTTGAACCTGTTGCCGTTTTTATCTGGAAAAGCTTCGCCGCCGCAGCGAACCATTTTGCTGGATGCGGAAACGGTTGTCTCGGATCGTTGGAAGCTGAAAGCCGGTGAGTTGTTCGATTTGACGAACGATCCGTACGAAACGACTCCGGTGGAACCGGCTCGAAAGAACGTGCGGCGTCGGCTCGATCAGGCCTTGCAACGATACCCCTCGCTGGTCGGCCCCGCGGTGGAATCCCAATTGCCCGCTCCAGAAATCTGGCCGCCGCGAGAATGGAAGCTTCCGGAGGAAGAGCCAATCGCTCGCTGA
- a CDS encoding endonuclease domain-containing protein, which produces MSHDHARDHRKNSTRSEGLLWSILRGRQLCGLKFRREHSIAPWIVDFACLAKSLVVEIDGGYRDLNIEHDLRRQRDLESRGWLVVRFTDEEVEDDAEAVARAIAAAIGMEYSFQPRMRTGSGARNIGAKKPKPK; this is translated from the coding sequence ATGTCCCACGACCACGCACGCGATCACCGCAAGAACAGCACTCGATCCGAAGGCTTGCTTTGGTCCATTCTTCGCGGCCGACAACTTTGCGGTCTCAAGTTTCGACGCGAACATTCCATTGCACCTTGGATCGTTGACTTCGCTTGCCTGGCAAAGTCACTTGTTGTCGAGATTGATGGTGGATACCGCGATCTGAACATCGAACATGACTTGCGTCGACAGCGTGATTTGGAATCACGCGGATGGCTCGTCGTGCGGTTCACGGATGAAGAAGTCGAAGACGATGCGGAAGCTGTTGCGCGTGCCATCGCGGCAGCGATTGGAATGGAGTACTCGTTTCAGCCGAGAATGAGAACGGGTAGCGGTGCGCGAAACATTGGAGCAAAGAAGCCCAAACCGAAGTGA
- a CDS encoding endonuclease domain-containing protein, with the protein MSHDHARDHRKNSTRSEGLLWSILRGRQLCGLKFRREHSIAPWIVDFACLAKSVVVEIDGGYHDLNIEHDLRRQRDLESRGWMVVRFTDEEVEEDAEAVARAIVAAIGMEYSYQPRMRTGSGARNVRAKKPKPK; encoded by the coding sequence ATGTCCCACGACCACGCACGCGATCACCGCAAGAACAGCACTCGATCCGAAGGCTTGCTTTGGTCCATTCTTCGCGGCCGACAACTTTGCGGTCTCAAGTTTCGACGCGAACATTCCATTGCACCTTGGATCGTTGACTTCGCTTGCCTGGCAAAGTCAGTTGTTGTCGAGATTGATGGTGGATACCACGATCTGAACATCGAACATGACTTGCGTCGACAGCGTGACTTGGAATCACGTGGATGGATGGTCGTGCGATTTACAGATGAAGAAGTCGAAGAGGATGCGGAAGCTGTTGCACGTGCCATCGTTGCAGCGATTGGAATGGAGTACTCGTATCAGCCAAGAATGAGAACGGGTAGCGGTGCGAGAAACGTTCGAGCAAAAAAGCCTAAACCGAAGTGA
- a CDS encoding right-handed parallel beta-helix repeat-containing protein, with the protein MQKSVFASRALVTCVVWLVVGILCPGFESERRLIAAPANDPTTPDAPVVLGCGVGTFQVGELLQFDNFETLDDWVVQIEDRDGFPEAVVREKDGTLDCLVPGRGCTVWYRHKLPTRTTITYDVVCPTHDPAIRGVEPRDLNQFWMATDPGDHENGLFDASRYSGKFTDYDKMHGYYASSGGRRNTTTRMRRYPRSANGKPVPHVALNDHDNHPGYLIQPNRKMTVQLVAFDDVVQYILDGKLVYQFRHGDSVDMEDRDADGKIVQRTTQLDSESGPVYREGFFGFRMVGTHHVYSNFRVHELLPVETEDSDTTRPIVRVDSIDQLRKAAKQSGQRIVMKPGDYLIADRKGLVFSGSNNDVELTGVQLNVPIEVASGRNLFQLTGNDLTIRGGSIEDTYPDGSTEVTDFGSYNQGRKYGRMNEMVIRGDNNRVIGMKMVIRGSYPYGYGNMFGIGAGSVLRLRKHCGIQITGNDAVIDSCQIKMEAFGHAIFVQGGNRTTVRNTLVEGTVRLSNDCYAENDDRDLAKRFNYQMQWPEEVHGLPIPRDHMLHCIEDGIRAYKGAGEMIVDNCVVKKARGGIKLYMAKKATVTNCQVLDCVVQGYSLPRRGVLQNCSGNAAYGPLLYVHSDSHTGQQIDLEVLPAPHSLGDHPLAAIKGKGHDIRLWQRLSVEEARRPIIVGYALRFDFLSVDFPKVPEGHETRFEKHAPKTYRAADITLHNDTENPVVLAELSSGNHVSSLGPVTDLGSDNEVKRITRADPNAKDTP; encoded by the coding sequence ATGCAGAAGTCCGTGTTTGCGTCCCGCGCTCTGGTGACCTGCGTTGTCTGGTTGGTTGTTGGAATTCTTTGTCCAGGATTCGAGAGCGAAAGACGCCTGATCGCCGCGCCGGCGAACGATCCGACAACCCCCGATGCGCCGGTTGTTTTGGGATGCGGCGTCGGGACGTTTCAAGTCGGAGAGCTGTTGCAGTTTGACAACTTTGAAACGCTCGACGACTGGGTAGTCCAGATCGAGGATCGAGACGGATTCCCGGAAGCGGTCGTGCGCGAGAAAGATGGGACGTTGGATTGCTTGGTGCCGGGGCGTGGTTGCACGGTTTGGTATCGACACAAATTGCCGACGCGAACCACGATCACTTATGACGTCGTTTGTCCCACCCATGATCCTGCGATTCGCGGGGTGGAACCGCGAGACTTGAACCAGTTTTGGATGGCAACTGATCCTGGGGATCACGAGAACGGATTGTTTGATGCCTCTCGCTATTCGGGCAAGTTCACTGACTACGACAAAATGCATGGCTACTACGCCAGCAGCGGTGGCCGCAGAAACACGACGACTCGCATGCGTCGCTACCCTCGGTCAGCGAATGGAAAGCCTGTCCCACACGTCGCATTGAACGATCACGACAATCACCCTGGGTATCTGATCCAGCCCAATCGCAAGATGACCGTTCAGTTGGTCGCTTTTGACGATGTGGTTCAGTACATCTTGGACGGCAAGCTGGTCTATCAATTCCGGCACGGTGACTCGGTCGACATGGAAGACCGAGATGCCGACGGCAAGATCGTTCAGCGAACGACGCAGCTTGATTCTGAAAGCGGCCCCGTCTATCGCGAAGGCTTCTTTGGATTCCGGATGGTCGGCACCCACCATGTCTATTCCAATTTTCGCGTGCACGAGTTGTTGCCCGTCGAAACGGAAGACTCGGATACCACACGCCCAATCGTGCGAGTTGATTCGATCGACCAATTGCGAAAGGCTGCCAAACAAAGTGGACAGCGGATCGTGATGAAGCCTGGGGACTATCTGATCGCAGACCGGAAGGGATTGGTGTTCTCCGGTTCCAACAATGACGTGGAGTTGACCGGCGTCCAACTCAATGTCCCGATCGAGGTGGCGTCGGGGCGGAACTTGTTTCAGTTGACCGGAAACGATCTCACCATCCGGGGTGGTTCCATCGAAGACACCTACCCCGACGGTTCGACCGAAGTGACCGACTTTGGGAGTTACAACCAAGGCCGCAAGTACGGGCGAATGAACGAGATGGTGATTCGGGGCGACAACAATCGGGTGATCGGGATGAAAATGGTCATTCGTGGATCGTACCCGTATGGATACGGCAACATGTTCGGCATCGGCGCCGGCAGTGTGCTTCGGTTGAGGAAGCACTGCGGCATTCAAATCACGGGAAACGACGCGGTGATCGACAGTTGCCAAATCAAAATGGAAGCGTTTGGTCACGCGATTTTCGTGCAAGGTGGCAATCGCACCACGGTCCGAAACACGCTCGTCGAGGGCACGGTTCGGCTCAGCAACGATTGTTATGCAGAGAACGACGACCGTGATTTGGCCAAGCGATTCAACTATCAAATGCAGTGGCCGGAAGAAGTGCATGGCTTGCCGATTCCACGAGACCACATGCTCCATTGCATCGAAGATGGCATCCGTGCGTACAAGGGTGCCGGCGAGATGATTGTCGACAACTGCGTGGTCAAGAAAGCTCGTGGCGGGATCAAACTCTACATGGCCAAGAAAGCGACCGTGACCAATTGCCAAGTGCTGGATTGTGTCGTGCAGGGGTATTCATTGCCTCGGCGAGGTGTGCTCCAGAACTGCAGCGGGAACGCCGCCTACGGGCCGTTGTTGTACGTTCATTCCGATTCGCATACAGGCCAGCAAATTGATTTGGAAGTGCTGCCCGCACCCCATTCGCTCGGCGATCACCCCTTGGCGGCGATCAAAGGCAAGGGGCATGACATCCGGTTGTGGCAACGCTTGTCGGTGGAAGAGGCGCGACGTCCGATCATTGTCGGCTACGCGTTGCGGTTCGACTTTTTGAGCGTCGACTTTCCCAAGGTCCCGGAAGGTCACGAGACTCGTTTTGAGAAACATGCACCGAAGACCTACCGCGCCGCTGACATCACACTTCACAACGACACCGAGAATCCGGTCGTGTTGGCGGAATTGTCCAGTGGCAATCACGTCAGCAGCCTTGGTCCGGTGACGGATCTCGGCAGTGACAATGAAGTGAAACGAATCACCCGTGCTGATCCCAACGCGAAGGACACACCATGA